The Brassica napus cultivar Da-Ae chromosome C7, Da-Ae, whole genome shotgun sequence genome has a segment encoding these proteins:
- the BNAC07G39940D gene encoding glycosyltransferase BC10, producing the protein MVEAQKNYQGPPRHHTSLKKPLWLVLSVSVFSMLLICTRMSPRQSKTSSKALSAWLPVHVRKHTDEEVAARAVVRDILKTPPFITENSKIAFLFLTPGTLPFEKLWDEFFTGHEGKFSIYIHPSKERPIHISSHFSDREIHSDEVTWGRISMVDAEKRLLVSALEDPDNQHFVLLSESCIPLHTFDYTYRYLLYSNVSFIESFVDPGPHGTGRHMEHMLPEIAREDFRKGAQWFTMKRQHAIIVMADGLYYSRFREYCGPGIEADKNCIADEHYLPTFFSMIDPMGISNWSVTYVDWSERQWHPKTHTANEISLEFMKNVTTEEMSTHVTSVGEHGDELHWPCTWNGITRPCYLFARKFHPETLDTLLNLFPNYTSTVV; encoded by the exons ATGGTCGAGGCGCAGAAGAATTATCAAGGGCCGCCACGTCACCACACATCTCTCAAGAAGCCCCTATGGCTGGTCTTGTCAGTTTCAGTGTTCAGCATGCTTCTCATCTGCACTCGCATGTCCCCACGACAGAGTAAGACCTCCTCTAAGGCTCTCTCCGCGTGGCTACCTGTTCACGTCAGGAAACACACCGACGAGGAGGTAGCAGCTAGAGCAGTGGTCAGAGACATACTCAAAACGCCTCCCTTCATAACAGAAAACTCCAAAATAGCCTTCTTGTTCTTGACTCCGGGGACTTTGCCATTTGAGAAGCTCTGGGATGAGTTCTTCACG GGTCATGAAGGGAAGTTCTCTATCTACATCCACCCCTCCAAGGAACGGCCAATTCATATCAGTAGTCACTTTTCTGATAGGGAGATCCATAGTGATGAGGTCACTTGGGGTAGAATATCTATGGTTGATGCTGAGAAGAGGTTACTGGTTAGTGCTCTTGAAGATCCTGACAACCAACACTTTGTTCTTCTTTCAGAGAG TTGTATACCGTTGCATACTTTTGACTACACTTATAGATATTTGCTTTACTCCAACGTCAGCTTCATTGAGAG TTTTGTGGATCCTGGTCCTCATGGAACTGGTAGACACATGGAACACATGTTACCTGAGATTGCTAGGGAAGATTTTAGAAAGGGTGCTCAG TGGTTCACAATGAAGCGGCAGCACGCTATTATAGTGATGGCTGATGGTCTCTACTACTCAAGGTTCCGAGAGTATTGTGGA CCAGGGATAGAGGCTGACAAGAACTGTATTGCAGATGAACATTACTTGCCAACATTCTTCAGT ATGATTGATCCTATGGGGATCTCGAACTGGTCAGTGACTTATGTTGATTGGTCTGAACGACAGTGGCATCCAAAGACTCACACAGCAAATGAGATATCACTAGAGTTCATGAAAAATGTCACA ACCGAAGAGATGAGTACACACGTCACAAGTGTGGGAGAG CATGGAGATGAGCTGCATTGGCCATGTACTTGGAACGGGATTACACGGCCATGTTATCTGTTTGCAAGGAAGTTTCATCCTGAGACTCTCGACACATTGCTCAACCTCTTCCCTAACTACACAAGCACAGTTGTCTGA
- the LOC106410896 gene encoding pumilio homolog 6, chloroplastic, translating into MATENPIRMSGNNERWSNSRPVSVPNRSESAPPSMEGSFLAVDSILSRQGSSGCHDRAAQEPLTTHPNKHNLTRTPSPPVYYPTTEYQLVDSRVGSFRSNQGLSIVNTPIHCPQGTLSTHKEVSEDEVSPQQQSVNSVSDRTNVMDTSLSQGLADTRQDGSSSGPTPQHSRPNSSDGEMNTADEIDNFSEMSGDVVVKDNPASVGTVKSLDESTIISKMKNTNISGPGTAKHPREQPRSARPERQMYPQQSNVTWIQNGANMGYQSLNGTTGQFHYGQQHVLHQSPGFTPPTQTGYVTSPAQVYNMQSPGVYSPQYGYGPYTNMIPPHPQFIPGYPSHGSVPLIVRPEYIPQLHGPSAGNVVHRGAESFYAPPGQPSFPDPMYIHYSQQALGHMNAPRGNHKNAPEPHKDESRFVRQIRGPNNSNMGLNYYGVQPNVVQYLPSAPPSPGYVPYVEAYPGWQPQGSLEGTNGPRLCNFLEELKSGKGRRFGLSDITGHIVEFSADQHGSRFIQQKLENCNPEEKEAVFRELLPHACKLMTDVFGNYVIQKFFEYGTPSQRMELADQLMGQIVPLSMQMYGCRVIQKALDVIEPNQRVRLARELDGEVMRCVRDQNGNHVIQKCIESIHADRVAFMLSAFRGQVSSLSMHPYGCRVIQRLMERCSNEHQCQFITEEILESARVLCKDQYGNYVIQHVLEKGTSEERERIVRKLSGHIVQLSLHKFASNVIEKCLEHGGRIERDLIIKEIAGPDESYDSLLMMMKDQYGNYVVQKIFETCSVDQRVVLVSRVRMHASALKKYTYGKHIVTRLEQPFGQESRESRR; encoded by the exons ATGGCAACTGAGAATCCTATCAGGATGTCTGGTAACAACGAGAGATGGTCTAACTCTAGGCCTGTTTCAGTCCCTAACCGAAGTGAGAGTGCGCCTCCGAGCATGGAGGGATCGTTTCTAGCTGTTGATAGTATCTTATCACGACAGGGAAGCTCAGGTTGTCACGACAGGGCAGCTCAGGAGCCTCTGACCACTCATCCTAATAAACACAACCTGACCCGCACACCTTCTCCACCTGTTTATTACCCTACTACTGAGTATCAGCTCGTAGACAGTCGTGTAGGTAGCTTTAGAAGTAACCAGGGACTGAGTATAGTTAACACTCCCATTCATTGTCCCCAAGGTACACTTTCTACTCACAAGGAAGTGTCTGAGGATGAAGTCTCTCCTCAACAGCAATCTGTTAATAGTGTTTCAGATAGGACTAATGTGATGGATACTAGTCTTTCGCAAGGTCTGGCAGATACTAGGCAG GATGGTAGTTCTTCTGGTCCAACCCCTCAGCATAGTCGGCCTAACTCTTCAGATGGTGAAATGAACACAGCGGATGAGATTGATAACTTCTCGGAGATGTCAGGTGACGTCGTGGTTAAAGATAATCCTGCTTCAGTTGGCACTGTGAAGAGTCTTGATGAGTCTACTATCATCTCTAAGATGAAGAATACTAACATATCTGGGCCAGGGACAGCTAAACACCCTAGAGAACAACCAAGGAGTGCAAGGCCAGAAAGGCAGATGTATCCACAACAAAGTAATGTAACATGGATTCAAAATGGCGCCAACATGGGTTATCAGAGTCTTAACGGGACCACGGGACAGTTTCATTATGGTCAGCAGCATGTGCTTCATCAGTCTCCAGGCTTTACACCGCCTACGCAAACGGGTTATGTGACTTCACCAGCTCAAGTCTATAACATGCAGTCTCCTGGTGTCTACTCTCCACAATATGGTTATGGACCATACACCAACATGATTCCACCACACCCACAGTTCATACCTGGATACCCTTCCCATGGTTCAGTTCCGCTTATTGTCCGTCCAGAATATATCCCTCAGTTACATGGGCCGAGTGCGGGGAATGTAGTTCACAGAGGTGCTGAGAGTTTCTATGCTCCACCAGGCCAACCTTCTTTTCCAGATCCTATGTATATACACTACAGTCAACAGGCATTGGGGCATATGAATGCTCCTAGAGGGAACCATAAGAATGCTCCTGAGCCTCATAAAGATGAGTCAAGGTTTGTCCGGCAAATAAGGGGACCAAATAACTCTAATATGGGTCTTAATTACTATGGAGTCCAGCCAAATGTGGTGCAATATCTGCCTAGTGCTCCTCCTTCACCGGGCTATGTTCCCTATGTAGAGGCATACCCTGGATGGCAGCCCCAGGGAAGCTTGGAAGGTACCAATGGCCCGAGATTGTGCAATTTTCTTGAAGAGTTGAAGTCTGGAAAAGGCAGGAGGTTTGGTTTATCAGACATCACAGGACACATTGTTGAGTTCAG TGCGGATCAGCACGGGAGCCGATTCATTCAGCAAAAGCTTGAGAACTGTAATccagaagagaaagaagctgTCTTCAGGGAACTTCTTCCTCATGCTTGCAAACTAATGACAGATGTGTTTGGCAATTATGTCATTCAAAAG TTTTTCGAATACGGAACCCCATCACAGAGAATGGAACTTGCTGATCAGCTCATGGGACAGATAGTACCACTTAGTATGCAGATGTACGGTTGTCGCGTGATACAAAAG GCACTTGATGTCATAGAGCCTAACCAGAGAGTTCGTCTAGCACGCGAGCTTGACGGGGAGGTCATGAGATGTGTTCGAGACCAAAACGGAAACCATGTGATCCAGAAATGCATCGAGAGTATCCACGCAGACAGAGTTGCTTTCATGTTATCTGCATTCCGTGGTCAAGTCTCCTCTCTCTCTATGCATCCTTATGGCTGCCGTGTCATACAG AGGCTTATGGAGCGTTGCTCAAATGAGCATCAGTGTCAGTTCATCACAGAGGAGATACTGGAGTCAGCACGTGTCCTTTGCAAGGATCAATACGGCAATTACGTCATACAG CATGTATTGGAGAAAGGGACATCTGAAGAACGAGAGAGAATCGTGAGGAAACTATCAGGGCACATCGTGCAGCTTAGCCTACATAAATTTGCATCAAATGTTATAGAGAAGTGCCTGGAGCATGGTGGTAGAATTGAGAGGGATCTCATCATCAAAGAGATTGCAGGGCCTGATGAGAGCTATGATAGTCTATTG ATGATGATGAAGGACCAGTATGGAAACTATGTGGTGCAGAAGATATTCGAGACGTGTAGTGTTGATCAGCGTGTGGTGTTGGTCAGCCGAGTCAGAATGCACGCTTCTGCTTTGAAGAAGTACACTTATGGGAAACATATTGTCACTCGTTTGGAACAGCCCTTTGGTCAAG AAAGCCGAGAATCGAGGCGATGA
- the LOC106410895 gene encoding V-type proton ATPase subunit G3 encodes MDSLRGQGGIQMLLTAEQEAGRIVSAARTAKLARMKQAKDEAEKEMEEYRSRLEEEYQTQVSGTEQEAAAKRLEEETDGRIQNLKESSSKVSKEIVKMLIKYVTTTGA; translated from the exons ATGGATTCTTTAAGAGGCCAAGGTGGGATTCAGATGCTTTTAACTGCTGAACAAGAAGCAGGCCGGATCGTTTCAGCTGCTAGGACCG CTAAACTAGCAAGAATGAAGCAAGCCAAAGACGAGgctgagaaggagatggaagagTATCGGTCCAGATTAGAAGAAGAGTATCAGACACAAGTTTCTGGG ACGGAGCAAGAAGCAGCTGCAAAACGTTTAGAAGAGGAGACAGACGGCAGGATCCAGAACCTTAAGGAGTCTAGTTCAAAGGTCTCTAAGGAGATTGTCAAAATGCTCATCAAGTATGTTACCACTACTGGAGCATGA
- the LOC106408488 gene encoding ABC transporter B family member 2-like, translating to MEKEKKAATPNVSFLKLFSFADFNDCVLMTLGSIGACIHGASVPVFFIFFGKLINIIGTAYMDRHQASHKVAKYSLDFVYLSVVILFSSWIEVACWMHTGERQAAKMRRAYLRSMLSQDISLFDTEASTGEVISAITSDMLVVQDALSEKVGNFLHYISRFIAGFAIGFTSVWQISLVTLAIVPLIALAGGIYAFVAIGLIARVRKSYIKAGQVAEEVIGNVRTVQAFTGEERAAKLYRGALKNTYKYGRKAGLMKGLGLGSLHCVLFLSWALLVWFTSVVVHKGIANAGESFTTMLNVVIAGLSLGQAAPDISAFVRAKAAAHPIFQMIERDTAAKTSAKFGRKLRKVDGHIQFTDVTFSYPSRPDVLIFDKLNLAIPAGKMVALVGGSGSGKSTVISLIERFYEPTSGAVLLDGNDIRELDIKWLRGHIGLVSQEPALFATTIRENIMYGKDDATDEEIGRAAKLSEAFSFINNLPEGFETQVGERGIQLSGGQKQRIAISRAILKNPSILLLDEATSALDAELEKSVQEALERVMVGKTTVVVAHRLSTVRNADIIAVVHEGKIIEFGNHENLISNPDGAYSALLRLQETASLECNPSLDRTLSRPHSIQYSREQSRTSSCLEKESVTREDGEDQSKEAKVTMRRLYSMIRPDWMYGICGTLCAFIAGSLMPLFALGVSHSLVSYYEKGWDNTQKEVKKIAILFCFASAITLIVHTIEHLCFGIMGERLTRRVREKMFLAILKNEMGWFDEVDNTSSMLASRLESDATLLKTIVVDRSTILLQNLGLVVTSFVISFMLNWRLTLVVLATYPLVISGHISEKLFMQGYGGNLSKAYLKANMLAGESVSNIRTVAAFCAEEKVLELYSKELLEPSKRSFRRGQVAGLFYGISQFFIFSSYGLALWYGSTLMDNKISSFNIVMKTFMVLIVTALAMGETLALAPDLLKGNQMIASIFEILDRKSQLVGETSEELTNVEGTIELKGIQFSYPSRPHVVIFKDFDLIVRSGQSMALVGQSGSGKSSVISLILRFYDPTAGTIMIEGKDIKKVDLKALRKHIGLVQQEPALFATTIYENILYGNEEASHSEVIESAMFANAHSFITSLPEGYNTKVGERGVQMSGGQRQRIAIARAILRNPEILLLDEATSALDTVSERVVQQALDRLMTNRTTVVIAHRLSTIKNADTISVLHGGKIVQQGSHRWLVLNKVGPYFNLFNLQQQPAATTSLNTI from the exons atggagaaggagaagaaggcggCGACGCCAAATGTGTCATTTCTTAAGCTCTTTTCCTTCGCAGATTTCAACGATTGCGTTCtcatgactctcggatcaatcgGCGCGTGCATTCACGGCGCTTCCGTTCCGgtctttttcatattttttggcaaacttatcAACATTATTGGTACTGCTTATATGGATAGACACCAAGCCTCTCACAAAGTCGCCAAG TACTCGTTGGATTTTGTATATCTCAGTGTGGTTATACTTTTCTCATCATGGATAg AGGTTGCATGTTGGATGCATACGGGAGAGAGGCAAGCAGCAAAAATGAGGAGAGCTTATCTCCGGTCAATGTTAAGTCAAGACATAAGCTTATTTGATACTGAAGCTTCCACCGGTGAAGTCATATCCGCCATTACCTCCGACATGCTCGTCGTCCAAGACGCACTCTCTGAGAAG GTAGGGAATTTCTTGCACTATATAAGCCGGTTCATAGCCGGTTTTGCAATCGGATTCACGAGCGTATGGCAAATAAGTCTTGTCACTCTGGCCATAGTCCCTCTCATTGCTCTAGCTGGCGGCATCTATGCGTTTGTTGCCATCGGACTTATCGCCCGTGTCCGGAAATCATACATCAAGGCCGGTCAGGTTGCGGAAGAG GTGATTGGTAATGTGAGGACCGTACAAGCATTTACTGGTGAAGAAAGAGCCGCGAAATTATACCGGGGAGCTCTCAAAAACACGTACAAGTACGGGAGAAAAGCCGGTTTAATGAAAGGACTAGGTCTTGGTTCGTTGCACTGCGTCTTGTTTCTATCATGGGCCTTGCTCGTCTGGTTCACAAGCGTTGTGGTCCACAAGGGTATCGCCAATGCTGGCGAGTCATTCACTACCATGCTCAACGTTGTCATCGCTGGCCT GTCACTTGGACAGGCAGCGCCGGATATTTCAGCCTTTGTTCGAGCCAAAGCTGCTGCGCATCCAATTTTTCAGATGATTGAACGTGACACGGCGGCTAAAACAAGCGCAAAATTTGGCCGTAAACTCCGCAAGGTAGACGGTCACATTCAATTCACGGACGTAACTTTTAGCTACCCATCTCGCCCTGATGTGCTGATCTTTGACAAGCTAAACCTAGCCATCCCTGCCGGGAAAATGGTGGCACTTGTTGGAGGAAGCGGTTCAGGGAAGAGCACGGTCATATCCTTGATAGAGCGGTTCTACGAGCCCACATCAGGAGCTGTGTTGCTAGACGGGAACGATATTAGAGAGCTGGATATTAAGTGGTTGAGGGGACATATTGGTTTGGTTAGTCAAGAGCCAGCTCTGTTTGCTACAACGATTCGCGAGAACATTATGTATGGCAAAGATGACGCGACGGATGAGGAGATTGGCCGTGCTGCAAAGCTCTCAGAAGCCTTTTCATTTATCAACAACCTTCCTGAAGGATTTGAAACTCAG GTTGGAGAGAGGGGAATTCAACTTTCCGGTGGACAGAAACAGAGGATAGCGATATCAAGAGCAATCCTGAAGAATCCATCGATACTTTTACTCGACGAGGCGACAAGTGCTTTAGATGCAGAGTTAGAGAAGAGCGTGCAAGAAGCGTTGGAGCGAGTGATGGTTGGAAAAACAACGGTGGTTGTGGCTCACAGACTCTCAACAGTAAGAAATGCTGACATCATAGCAGTTGTTCATGAAGGGAAGATCATAGAGTTTGGAAATCACGAGAATCTCATATCTAATCCCGATGGAGCCTACTCTGCTCTCCTTCGTCTCCAAGAAACTGCTTCCTTGGAGTgtaacccttccttggatcgCACGTTAAGCAGGCCACATAG TATACAATACTCGAGGGAACAATCAAGAACAAGCTCCTGCTTGGAGAAGGAATCAGTAACTCGAGAGGACGGTGAAGATCAGTCCAAAGAGGCTAAAGTAACGATGAGACGTCTTTATTCTATGATCCGCCCGGACTGGATGTACGGCATTTGTGGAACGTTATGTGCTTTTATTGCTGGATCTCTGATGCCACTTTTCGCGCTTGGAGTCTCGCACTCCTTAGTTTCCTATTACGAGAAAGGTTGGGACAACACTCAAAAAGAGGTCAAGAAGATCGCTATCCTCTTCTGCTTCGCTTCAGCCATCACCCTCATCGTCCACACTATTGAGCATCTTTGCTTCGGTATTATGGGCGAGCGTCTCACTCGCCGCGTCCGCGAAAAGATGTTCTTAG CGATACTGAAGAACGAAATGGGGTGGTTTGATGAGGTGGACAACACGAGCTCCATGTTAGCTTCGCGGCTTGAGAGCGACGCAACTTTGCTTAAGACCATAGTGGTCGATAGGTCGACGATTCTACTACAAAACTTAGGTCTCGTTGTGACGTCTTTCGTTATTTCCTTCATGCTCAACTGGCGTCTCACTCTTGTCGTCTTGGCCACATACCCATTGGTTATAAGCGGACATATCAGCGAG AAACTTTTCATGCAAGGCTACGGAGGAAACTTGAGCAAAGCGTATCTGAAGGCCAACATGTTGGCCGGAGAGTCTGTCAGCAACATCCGCACGGTGGCCGCCTTCTGTGCTGAAGAGAAGGTTCTAGAACTTTACTCAAAAGAGCTTTTAGAACCTTCCAAACGTTCTTTCAGGCGTGGACAAGTAGCCGGACTTTTCTATGGCATCTCTcagttcttcattttctcttcaTATGGCCTCGCTCTATG GTACGGATCAACTTTGATGGATAATAAAATATCTAGCTTTAATATAGTGATGAAAACATTCATGGTTTTGATCGTGACGGCATTAGCGATGGGTGAAACATTGGCTCTAGCTCCAGATCTGCTGAAAGGAAACCAGATGATTGCGTCCATATTCGAGATCTTGGACCGTAAAAGCCAGCTTGTTGGAGAAACCAGCGAGGAGCTGACTAATGTGGAAGGCACGATTGAGCTCAAAGGCATCCAGTTCAGCTACCCTTCAAGACCACATGTTGTAATTTTCAAGGACTTTGATTTGATAGTTAGGTCTGGACAGAGCATGGCGCTTGTCGGACAGAGTGGGTCTGGGAAAAGCTCGGTCATTTCACTTATTCTCCGGTTCTATGACCCGACCGCAGGAACAATCATGATAGAGG GAAAAGACATCAAGAAAGTAGATTTGAAAGCCCTGAGGAAGCACATTGGTCTGGTTCAACAAGAACCAGCGCTTTTCGCAACGACAATCTACGAGAACATTTTGTACGGAAACGAAGAAGCTTCTCATTCTGAAGTCATAGAGTCAGCTATGTTCGCAAACGCTCACAGCTTCATCACCTCTCTCCCGGAAGGTTACAATACTAAAGTAGGTGAACGTGGTGTTCAGATGTCAGGTGGTCAGCGACAGAGGATCGCTATCGCTAGAGCCATCCTCAGGAATCCAGAGATTCTGCTACTTGACGAAGCCACAAGCGCTTTGGACACTGTATCTGAGCGTGTG GTACAACAAGCATTGGATCGGTTAATGACAAACCGAACAACGGTTGTGATAGCTCACCGGTTATCAACGATCAAGAACGCTGATACAATAAGTGTTTTACATGGAGGAAAAATCGTACAGCAAGGCAGCCACCGTTGGCTAGTTCTGAACAAGGTTGGTCCGTATTTTAACCTCTTCAATCTTCAGCAGCAGCCAGCAGCAACAACATCCTTAAATACTATAtag
- the LOC106409124 gene encoding protein CHLOROPLAST IMPORT APPARATUS 2 isoform X1 gives MSSCLSGGATYTFELKTIKSPPSRAASSHNTPSPSSTISETNSPPFTISTRRPRTRRKRPNQPYNEAAALLSTAYPKIFSSKRNTLFLGIKSPLSDYEEASPLLLPFETIEEVFNPAIQTEPYQFLEKKEFSFNSEVTRFESLDDFDAVPIILDEEEIEEGIDSFMGSNESNAGECTTMPWYGSSIGFDSVTNSPLGLGLRSSLREDDGDDDASLCRYPTVELEHISPRIQTTTTAAALADDGKSDAVDSIKSKMIVTVAVEKKKKKTKKKKVAAAAEESKSVEDLKTEKRVSTFLKLDYDRVLEAWSDKESPFSDEILGSHATGIDIHAMLAEIDLFGENGMRESSVLRYKEKRMNRLFSNSKQIRYQVRKLSADQRPRMKGRFVRRPNVRNLSGL, from the exons ATGTCGTCTTGTCTAAGCGGCGGCGCCACCTATACTTTCGAGCTTAAAACGATAAAATCTCCACCGTCGAGAGCCGCCTCCTCACACAACACTCCTTCGCCGTCATCTACAATCTCCGAGACCAACTCGCCCCCGTTCACAATCTCCACAAGAAGGCCACGTACTCGGCGGAAACGTCCAAACCAACCTTACAACGAAGCGGCGGCTCTCCTCTCCACCGCCTACCCAAAAATCTTCTCTTCCAAGAGAAACACTCTGTTTCTCGGGATTAAATCTCCTCTCAGCGACTACGAGGAAGCTTCCCCGTTACTTCTTCCGTTTGAGACAATTGAGGAGGTGTTCAATCCCGCAATACAGACCGAACCGTATCAGTTCTTGGAGAAGAAAGAGTTCAGTTTCAACTCGGAGGTGACTCGGTTTGAGTCATTAGACGATTTCGACGCGGTACCGATTATTCTTGATGAAGAGGAGATTGAAGAAGGGATAGATAGTTTTATGGGGAGCAATGAATCCAACGCCGGAGAATGTACGACGATGCCTTGGTACGGAAGCTCTATAGGATTCGACTCCGTCACAAACTCCCCATTAGGGCTCGGCTTGAGGAGCTCTCTCCGGGAAGACGACGGCGACGATGACGCGAGCTTGTGTAGATATCCCACCGTGGAACTCGAACACATCTCGCCGAGAATTCAGACCACCACAACCGCCGCCGCATTAGCCGATGACGGAAAATCCGACGCCGTGGATAGTATCAAGAGTAAGATGATCGTGACGGTGGcggttgaaaagaaaaaaaagaagacgaagaagaagaaagtggcTGCGGCGGCCGAGGAATCAAAGAGCGTCGAAGATCTGAAGACGGAGAAGAGAGTGAGTACGTTTTTGAAGCTTGACTACGATAGGGTTTTAGAGGCTTGGTCGGATAAGGAGTCGCCTTTCTCCGATGAGATTCTTGGCTCGCACGCTACCGGTATAGACATCCAT GCAATGTTGGCTGAGATAGATTTGTTTGGAGAAAATGGAATGAGGGAATCTAGTGTGTTGAGGTATAAAGAGAAACGGATGAATCGACTCTTCTCCAACTCTAAACAAATTCGATATCAAGTTCGAAAACTCAGTGCCGATCAACGACCCCGTATGAAG GGACGATTTGTGAGAAGGCCCAACGTAAGGAACTTAAGTGGGTTATGA
- the LOC106409124 gene encoding protein CHLOROPLAST IMPORT APPARATUS 2 isoform X2 — protein sequence MSSCLSGGATYTFELKTIKSPPSRAASSHNTPSPSSTISETNSPPFTISTRRPRTRRKRPNQPYNEAAALLSTAYPKIFSSKRNTLFLGIKSPLSDYEEASPLLLPFETIEEVFNPAIQTEPYQFLEKKEFSFNSEVTRFESLDDFDAVPIILDEEEIEEGIDSFMGSNESNAGECTTMPWYGSSIGFDSVTNSPLGLGLRSSLREDDGDDDASLCRYPTVELEHISPRIQTTTTAAALADDGKSDAVDSIKSKMIVTVAVEKKKKKTKKKKVAAAAEESKSVEDLKTEKRVSTFLKLDYDRVLEAWSDKESPFSDEILGSHATGIDIHI from the exons ATGTCGTCTTGTCTAAGCGGCGGCGCCACCTATACTTTCGAGCTTAAAACGATAAAATCTCCACCGTCGAGAGCCGCCTCCTCACACAACACTCCTTCGCCGTCATCTACAATCTCCGAGACCAACTCGCCCCCGTTCACAATCTCCACAAGAAGGCCACGTACTCGGCGGAAACGTCCAAACCAACCTTACAACGAAGCGGCGGCTCTCCTCTCCACCGCCTACCCAAAAATCTTCTCTTCCAAGAGAAACACTCTGTTTCTCGGGATTAAATCTCCTCTCAGCGACTACGAGGAAGCTTCCCCGTTACTTCTTCCGTTTGAGACAATTGAGGAGGTGTTCAATCCCGCAATACAGACCGAACCGTATCAGTTCTTGGAGAAGAAAGAGTTCAGTTTCAACTCGGAGGTGACTCGGTTTGAGTCATTAGACGATTTCGACGCGGTACCGATTATTCTTGATGAAGAGGAGATTGAAGAAGGGATAGATAGTTTTATGGGGAGCAATGAATCCAACGCCGGAGAATGTACGACGATGCCTTGGTACGGAAGCTCTATAGGATTCGACTCCGTCACAAACTCCCCATTAGGGCTCGGCTTGAGGAGCTCTCTCCGGGAAGACGACGGCGACGATGACGCGAGCTTGTGTAGATATCCCACCGTGGAACTCGAACACATCTCGCCGAGAATTCAGACCACCACAACCGCCGCCGCATTAGCCGATGACGGAAAATCCGACGCCGTGGATAGTATCAAGAGTAAGATGATCGTGACGGTGGcggttgaaaagaaaaaaaagaagacgaagaagaagaaagtggcTGCGGCGGCCGAGGAATCAAAGAGCGTCGAAGATCTGAAGACGGAGAAGAGAGTGAGTACGTTTTTGAAGCTTGACTACGATAGGGTTTTAGAGGCTTGGTCGGATAAGGAGTCGCCTTTCTCCGATGAGATTCTTGGCTCGCACGCTACCGGTATAGACATCCAT ATTTAA